DNA sequence from the Ramlibacter agri genome:
CCTGGAGCTGCTGCCTTTCGAGCCGTTCCGCGCGGAGGCGATCGGCTTGCTGGACCTGCACGACGGCGACACGGTGCTGGACGTCGGCTGCGGCACCGGCCTGAGCTTCGCGGCGCTGGAGCAGCGCATCGGCCCGCGCGGCCACATCGTCGGCGTGGACCCGAGTCCCGACATGCTGGCGCGCGCCGGCAGCCGCGTCACGCAACACCACTGGGCCAACGTCGAACTGGTGCGCGCCTGCGCGGCCGACGCACCGCTGCAAGTAGCCGCCGACGCAGCCTTGTTCCACTTCACCCACGACGTGCTGCAGGACGAGGTGGCGCTGGACAACGTCTGCGGCCACCTCAAGCCCGGCGCGCACGTCGTCGCCTGCGGCCTGCAGTGGGCGCCGTTCTGGATGGTGCCCACCAATGCCTTCGTGCTGGGCGCCGCGCTCTATTCGGTGTCCTCGCTGGCGGGGCTGGACTGCCCTTGGGAGCGGTTGTCGCGCCGCCTCACCGGTTTCCAGGTCCATGACGGCATGCTGGGTGGCGTGTTCGTGGCGCAAGGGCGGCTGGCGTGAGACGCCTGGCGCTGCTGCTGGCGGCGCTGCTGCTTGCGGCTTGCGCGAACTTGCCGGAGGCGCAGCGGCCGCCGCTCGTGGTCGTCTTCGTGGTCGATGGATTGCCCTACCGCCAGGTGGAGCAGCTGCGCGGCGACTTCGCGCCAGATGGCCTCAACCGCTTCCTGAAAGAGGGCGCCGTGTTCGACGCCGCCCACTACGGCCATGCGTTCACCGTGACGGCGGCGGGACACGCGACGCTTCTGACCGGTGTTTCGCCCAGCCGCCACGGCATCATCGGCAACGAATGGCGCGACCCGCAGACCGGCGCCGCCGTCTACTGCGCCAGCGACCCGCAAGAGCACTACATCGGCCACCCGACCCGAGCGCTGGATGGAACCAGCCCCCGCAAGCTGCAGGCGGAAACGGTCGGCGACGTGCTCCGGCGCATCAGCCCGCAATCGCGCGTGATCGCGGTGTCCGGCAAGGACCGCGGCGCCATCCTGCCGGGCGGCCAGGCGGGCACTGCCTACATCGCGATGGCGGATGGCCGCTTCGCCTCCAGCACCTTCTACATGGCGGCGCACCCGGCCTGGGTGGACGCCTTCCAGCCGCCGGCGGCGGAAGGCCGCAGCGCCGAGGCGCAGCTCGATGCCGCCACGCTCGCCTTCGCCCGCGCCGCCGTCGCCGCGGAGCAGCTGGGGCGCCGCGACGCGCCCGACCTGCTGCTGGTCAGCCTCTCGGGCCACGACCTGGTCAACCACCGCTGGTCGGCGGAGTCGCCGCAATCGCGCGAACACCTGTTGCAGCTCGACGCGCTGCTGCAGGCCTTCCTGCGCGAACTGGATGCGGCGGTCGGCCGCGCCCGCTACGTCGCGCTGCTGACGGCCGACCACGGTTTCACGCCCAGCCCGGAATGGGCGCGGGCCCAGGGCCTGGATGCCGGCCGCATCACCGGCAGCACCATGGTGGGGCGGGTGAACGCCGCGCTGGCGGCGCGCTTCCAGGCCGACAAGCTGGTGGCAGGCACCTCCGCCTCCGCGCTGCTGCTGGACCGCCGGCTGCTGGCCGCGCAAGGGCTGGCGCCGGATGAAGTGGCGGCGGCGGCGCGCGAGGCGCTGCTCGCGCAGCCGGGCATCGCCGCGGCGTATACGCGCCAGGAACTGGCCAGCGGCAGCCGCGCCGGGGCGCCGTTCTTCGCGGCGATGCAGCGCAGCTGGAACGCCGGGCGCTCCGGCG
Encoded proteins:
- a CDS encoding class I SAM-dependent methyltransferase, encoding MALPSGPRRRPDLSVSLAQYRRRAEHYDLELLPFEPFRAEAIGLLDLHDGDTVLDVGCGTGLSFAALEQRIGPRGHIVGVDPSPDMLARAGSRVTQHHWANVELVRACAADAPLQVAADAALFHFTHDVLQDEVALDNVCGHLKPGAHVVACGLQWAPFWMVPTNAFVLGAALYSVSSLAGLDCPWERLSRRLTGFQVHDGMLGGVFVAQGRLA
- a CDS encoding alkaline phosphatase family protein; its protein translation is MRRLALLLAALLLAACANLPEAQRPPLVVVFVVDGLPYRQVEQLRGDFAPDGLNRFLKEGAVFDAAHYGHAFTVTAAGHATLLTGVSPSRHGIIGNEWRDPQTGAAVYCASDPQEHYIGHPTRALDGTSPRKLQAETVGDVLRRISPQSRVIAVSGKDRGAILPGGQAGTAYIAMADGRFASSTFYMAAHPAWVDAFQPPAAEGRSAEAQLDAATLAFARAAVAAEQLGRRDAPDLLLVSLSGHDLVNHRWSAESPQSREHLLQLDALLQAFLRELDAAVGRARYVALLTADHGFTPSPEWARAQGLDAGRITGSTMVGRVNAALAARFQADKLVAGTSASALLLDRRLLAAQGLAPDEVAAAAREALLAQPGIAAAYTRQELASGSRAGAPFFAAMQRSWNAGRSGDVQYVTKPFWMFGTAGATHGSPYEEDTHVPLLLWGPAWVRAGHAAQPVDMVDVAPTLANLLRLPPPAASEGRPLPLPH